A single window of Desulfuromonas sp. TF DNA harbors:
- the fmt gene encoding methionyl-tRNA formyltransferase: MGTPEFALPTLEGLIESGVDLQAVYTQPDRPKGRGKQVALPPVKILAQSRGIPVHQPLKLRDPAVVAELKRISPDLIVVVAYGQILPKSVLEIPRYGCINVHASLLPRYRGAAPINKAVMDGEEVTGVTTMLMDVGLDTGDMLIRHSTPIGFEETAGELHDRLSLLGRQAMEETLARLCAGTLEAEPQDDARSCYAPMLKKEDGRIDWNKSAGEIHNLVRGLDPWPGAYTHLGGEVLKIARTLPEPGEGEAGTLLSAGPEGVCIACGEGVLRVRELQLPGKRRLPASEFLRGRPLSPGTRLES, encoded by the coding sequence ATGGGGACCCCGGAGTTCGCCCTTCCCACCCTGGAGGGCCTGATCGAGTCAGGGGTTGACCTGCAGGCCGTCTACACCCAGCCCGATCGTCCCAAGGGACGGGGGAAGCAGGTGGCCCTGCCGCCAGTAAAGATTCTGGCGCAGAGCCGCGGCATTCCCGTGCACCAGCCCCTCAAACTGCGCGATCCCGCCGTTGTCGCGGAGCTGAAGAGAATTTCCCCCGATCTGATTGTGGTGGTGGCCTACGGACAGATCCTTCCCAAAAGCGTGCTGGAGATTCCCCGCTACGGCTGCATCAATGTCCATGCCTCCCTCCTCCCCCGCTATCGGGGAGCGGCCCCGATCAACAAGGCAGTGATGGACGGGGAAGAAGTGACGGGGGTCACCACCATGCTCATGGACGTGGGGCTCGATACAGGCGACATGCTGATCAGGCATTCGACTCCCATCGGTTTCGAAGAGACGGCGGGAGAACTGCATGACCGCCTGTCCCTTCTCGGGCGCCAGGCGATGGAGGAGACTCTGGCCCGGTTGTGCGCCGGCACTCTCGAAGCCGAGCCGCAGGATGACGCCCGGAGCTGCTATGCTCCGATGCTGAAGAAAGAGGACGGGCGCATAGACTGGAACAAAAGCGCCGGCGAAATCCACAATCTGGTGAGAGGGCTCGATCCCTGGCCGGGCGCCTACACGCATCTGGGTGGAGAGGTGCTCAAAATCGCCCGCACTCTCCCCGAGCCGGGAGAGGGAGAGGCCGGGACGCTCCTTTCGGCCGGACCCGAGGGGGTCTGCATCGCCTGCGGCGAAGGGGTCCTGCGGGTGCGTGAGCTGCAGCTCCCCGGAAAGAGGCGCCTGCCTGCCTCCGAATTTCTCCGTGGTCGACCTCTGTCCCCCGGAACGCGCCTGGAGTCATGA
- the fsa gene encoding fructose-6-phosphate aldolase translates to MKFFIDTAEVSEIRKANALGLVDGVTTNPSLIAKSGRDFREVLNEITEIIDGPISAEVISLNAEEMVREGQELAKINPKNIVIKVPMTDEGLKAVHVFSREGIKTNVTLIFSPLQALLAAKAGATYVSPFIGRLDDIGHSGMEGVEQIRTIFDNYGYETEIIVASVRSPLHVLNAALIAADICTIPFSVMMQLEKHPLTDIGIEKFLADWEKVNKG, encoded by the coding sequence ATGAAATTCTTCATCGACACCGCCGAAGTTTCTGAAATCCGCAAGGCCAACGCTCTGGGCCTGGTGGACGGCGTCACCACCAACCCCTCGCTGATCGCCAAAAGCGGCCGCGATTTCAGGGAAGTCCTCAATGAGATCACCGAGATCATCGATGGACCCATTTCGGCCGAGGTGATTTCCCTCAATGCCGAGGAGATGGTCAGGGAAGGGCAGGAGCTGGCCAAGATCAATCCGAAGAATATCGTCATCAAGGTGCCGATGACCGACGAAGGGCTCAAGGCGGTGCATGTCTTTTCCCGGGAAGGAATCAAGACCAATGTCACCTTGATCTTCTCCCCTCTCCAGGCATTGCTTGCCGCCAAGGCCGGTGCGACTTACGTCTCTCCTTTTATTGGCCGACTGGACGACATCGGCCATTCCGGTATGGAGGGGGTCGAGCAGATCCGCACCATCTTCGACAATTACGGCTACGAGACAGAAATCATCGTGGCTTCGGTGCGCAGCCCCTTGCATGTACTCAATGCGGCACTGATCGCCGCCGACATCTGCACCATTCCCTTTTCGGTGATGATGCAGCTGGAAAAACATCCTCTGACCGATATTGGTATCGAAAAATTTCTGGCAGATTGGGAGAAGGTAAACAAAGGATAA
- a CDS encoding VOC family protein: MNLTLTLAVRDLDLTAEFYGDILQMTIERLIPVPGHPAVLFLSCGDASVLFRESETLEATHPALFQNLDRHPKGVGVTLEFSLKALAPLAKSIDRRGLHVLYELEDEEFGRRELWLHDPDGYLLIFAEEPDGEDL; encoded by the coding sequence ATGAACCTGACTCTGACGCTGGCCGTTCGCGACCTGGATCTTACCGCCGAATTCTATGGCGACATCCTGCAGATGACGATCGAGCGCCTTATCCCGGTGCCGGGACATCCTGCCGTTCTGTTTCTCTCCTGCGGCGACGCCTCAGTCCTGTTCCGGGAGTCGGAGACTCTGGAGGCGACACATCCGGCCCTTTTTCAGAACCTCGACCGCCACCCTAAGGGGGTGGGGGTGACTCTTGAATTCTCCCTGAAGGCGCTCGCCCCCCTGGCGAAGAGCATCGACCGCCGTGGACTCCACGTTCTGTATGAACTGGAAGATGAGGAGTTCGGCCGCCGCGAGCTCTGGCTTCATGATCCCGACGGCTACCTGCTGATATTCGCCGAAGAGCCGGACGGCGAAGACCTTTGA
- the def gene encoding peptide deformylase → MAILRILHYPEPILKKKSAPVTRFDEELKKLADDMAETMYAAPGVGLAAPQVGISQRMVVIDCSPKGEEPRLMKIVNPEIVAREGEVFEEEGCLSVPAYYAKVPRSARVTVRHQDLDGKTVELEAEGLLAIAFQHEIDHLDGILFIDHLSPLKKSIFRKKYKKLMDQQQEQM, encoded by the coding sequence ATGGCTATTCTGCGCATACTTCACTACCCTGAGCCGATTCTGAAGAAAAAGTCGGCGCCGGTGACCCGTTTCGATGAGGAACTCAAGAAGCTGGCTGACGATATGGCGGAGACCATGTACGCGGCGCCAGGTGTGGGTCTTGCTGCGCCCCAGGTGGGGATTTCACAGCGGATGGTGGTGATCGACTGCTCTCCCAAGGGTGAAGAGCCCCGCCTTATGAAGATCGTCAATCCCGAGATCGTGGCCCGGGAGGGAGAGGTCTTCGAGGAGGAGGGGTGCCTGTCGGTTCCCGCCTATTATGCGAAGGTTCCGCGCAGCGCGCGGGTCACGGTGCGCCACCAGGATCTGGACGGGAAAACGGTGGAGCTGGAGGCTGAAGGGCTTCTGGCCATTGCTTTCCAGCACGAGATTGACCATCTGGACGGTATACTCTTCATCGATCATCTCTCTCCCCTGAAGAAGTCGATCTTCCGCAAAAAATACAAAAAGCTCATGGACCAGCAGCAGGAGCAGATGTGA
- a CDS encoding MBL fold metallo-hydrolase: MEKEQYVCLVCGFNMVGFHPDTCPFCGARKERFFTSEECSARYQVVATPVNEKVTRLNSQPALGFEHAAYRIETGDSACWIDCPSSFNASLPRVDMILFTHHHFLGASNLYREHFAAKVIIHQADSRHEICRPFTFDDPFAQDFTLDGIEAFHVDGHTPGFTFYIFEETVFICDYVFLDGNGMKLNPFGPADRTMEGSRRIRELLDGRKLTTVCGYNYVIDYLEWRRRFEAGPPFGGF; this comes from the coding sequence ATGGAAAAGGAGCAGTATGTCTGTCTCGTCTGCGGATTCAACATGGTGGGTTTCCATCCGGACACCTGCCCCTTTTGCGGAGCGCGGAAGGAGCGGTTCTTCACCTCCGAGGAATGCTCGGCGCGCTACCAGGTGGTGGCCACCCCGGTCAACGAGAAGGTGACCCGGCTAAACTCCCAGCCGGCGCTCGGTTTCGAGCACGCCGCATATCGGATCGAAACCGGCGACAGCGCCTGCTGGATCGACTGCCCTTCTTCCTTCAACGCCTCGCTGCCGCGAGTCGACATGATCCTGTTCACGCATCACCATTTTCTCGGCGCCTCCAACCTCTACCGGGAGCATTTTGCCGCCAAGGTGATCATCCACCAAGCCGATTCACGCCATGAAATCTGCCGCCCGTTCACCTTTGACGACCCGTTTGCACAGGATTTCACCCTTGACGGCATCGAAGCCTTCCACGTCGACGGGCATACCCCCGGGTTCACCTTCTACATCTTCGAGGAAACGGTGTTTATCTGCGACTACGTCTTTCTCGATGGCAATGGCATGAAGCTCAACCCCTTCGGCCCGGCCGACCGGACCATGGAAGGGAGCCGCCGCATCCGCGAGCTTCTGGATGGGCGGAAGCTTACCACCGTCTGCGGCTACAACTACGTTATCGACTATCTCGAATGGCGGCGCAGGTTTGAGGCGGGCCCGCCGTTCGGCGGTTTCTGA
- the folK gene encoding 2-amino-4-hydroxy-6-hydroxymethyldihydropteridine diphosphokinase produces MITAYLALGSNLGDREEILKGARRTLSAAPGVRVTAWSPLYLTEPVGGPEGQGLYLNAVLEVETELSAQDLLQRCLEVERCFDRQREERWSARTLDVDLLFWGEETRCEPDLVIPHPRMHLRQFVLTPLRDLAPNLLHPLLGRTVCELLADLPPGDGVTRFLENW; encoded by the coding sequence ATGATTACGGCTTATCTGGCCCTGGGTTCCAATCTCGGAGACCGTGAGGAAATCCTCAAGGGAGCGCGCCGAACTCTGAGTGCCGCTCCGGGTGTCCGGGTGACGGCCTGGTCCCCCCTTTACCTGACCGAACCGGTGGGAGGCCCGGAGGGCCAGGGCCTTTATCTGAATGCTGTTCTCGAGGTGGAAACGGAACTGTCTGCCCAAGATTTGCTGCAGCGCTGCCTGGAGGTGGAAAGATGCTTCGATCGGCAGCGGGAGGAGCGGTGGAGCGCCCGGACCCTGGATGTCGATCTCCTCTTCTGGGGAGAGGAGACGCGCTGCGAACCGGACCTCGTCATTCCCCATCCGCGAATGCATTTAAGGCAGTTCGTTCTGACGCCGCTGCGGGACCTCGCCCCGAACCTGCTTCATCCCCTGCTGGGACGGACCGTATGCGAGCTTCTGGCCGACCTGCCTCCGGGTGACGGCGTGACCCGATTTCTCGAGAACTGGTGA
- a CDS encoding PP0621 family protein, which yields MIRLLLLALLFFLAYTAYNAFVRSLPGRKTLPKDKSREGEEMVRDSQCGTFVPRSMALEKSIKGEKHFFCSAKCRDIFTGKKG from the coding sequence ATGATCCGTCTGCTTCTTCTGGCTCTTCTTTTCTTTCTGGCCTACACCGCCTATAATGCCTTCGTCCGCTCCCTCCCCGGCCGGAAGACTCTGCCCAAAGACAAATCCCGCGAGGGAGAGGAAATGGTCCGTGATTCACAGTGCGGCACCTTTGTGCCCCGCAGCATGGCGCTGGAGAAGTCAATCAAAGGGGAAAAGCACTTTTTCTGCTCGGCCAAGTGCCGGGATATTTTCACTGGAAAAAAGGGATGA
- the sucC gene encoding ADP-forming succinate--CoA ligase subunit beta, producing the protein MNIHEYQAKEILRKYGVAVPDGHVCYNSASARDWAKRIGEGPWVVKAQIHAGGRGKGGGVKLARTPDQVRDFAREMIGMTLVTHQTGPEGKLVKRVLVEKGCNIANELYISLLVDRATSKVTLMASTEGGMDIEEVAEKTPEKILKEPIDPLVGLLPFQCRKLAFKLGLEGKQVGQAVKLLIGLYEAFVGYDCSLLEINPLVVTAEGDLLAIDAKLNFDDNALFRHRLIRDMRDYDEEDHNEIEASQYDLSYIALDGNIGCLVNGAGLAMATMDIIKHCGGKPANFLDVGGGATIERVTEAFKIILSDEKVEGILVNIFGGIMKCDVIATGVIEAARQVGLEVPLVVRLEGTNVEKGKKMLAESGLNIVAADGMADAAQKIVRAVQNQEKG; encoded by the coding sequence ATGAACATTCACGAGTACCAGGCCAAGGAGATTCTCAGAAAGTACGGAGTGGCCGTTCCCGACGGCCATGTCTGCTACAACAGCGCCAGCGCCCGCGACTGGGCCAAGCGCATCGGCGAGGGGCCCTGGGTCGTAAAGGCACAGATCCATGCCGGCGGTCGAGGCAAGGGGGGCGGGGTGAAGCTCGCCAGGACCCCTGACCAGGTGCGGGATTTCGCCCGCGAGATGATCGGCATGACCCTTGTCACCCATCAGACCGGCCCCGAGGGAAAGCTGGTCAAGCGCGTTCTGGTGGAGAAGGGGTGCAACATCGCCAACGAACTCTACATCAGTTTGCTGGTCGACCGCGCCACCTCCAAAGTCACCCTGATGGCCTCCACTGAAGGGGGAATGGACATCGAGGAGGTCGCCGAAAAAACCCCGGAGAAGATCCTCAAGGAGCCGATCGACCCTCTGGTCGGCCTCCTCCCCTTCCAGTGCCGAAAGCTCGCCTTCAAGCTCGGCCTCGAAGGTAAGCAGGTGGGGCAGGCGGTCAAGTTGCTCATCGGCCTCTACGAAGCTTTCGTCGGTTACGATTGCTCCCTGCTTGAGATCAATCCCCTTGTGGTCACCGCCGAAGGGGACCTGCTGGCCATCGATGCCAAGCTCAACTTCGACGACAACGCCCTCTTCCGCCACCGGCTGATCCGCGACATGCGCGACTATGACGAAGAGGACCACAACGAGATCGAAGCCTCCCAATACGACCTTTCCTATATCGCTCTCGACGGCAACATCGGCTGTCTCGTCAACGGCGCCGGTCTGGCCATGGCCACCATGGACATCATCAAGCACTGCGGCGGCAAGCCGGCCAACTTTCTCGACGTCGGTGGCGGTGCCACCATCGAGCGGGTCACCGAGGCCTTCAAAATAATACTCTCCGATGAAAAGGTCGAAGGGATTCTGGTCAATATCTTCGGCGGCATCATGAAGTGCGATGTCATCGCCACGGGGGTCATCGAAGCAGCCCGGCAGGTTGGCCTCGAAGTGCCGCTGGTGGTGCGCCTTGAGGGGACCAACGTCGAGAAGGGGAAGAAGATGCTGGCCGAGAGCGGCCTCAACATCGTCGCCGCCGACGGCATGGCCGACGCGGCGCAAAAAATCGTCAGAGCTGTTCAGAATCAGGAGAAAGGATAA
- a CDS encoding PaaI family thioesterase, producing MEEIKRFYSAEDVFARHNGMELLEVGSGRAKACMRIEPYHFNGARTVHGGAIFSLADFAFAVASNSHGTLAMAINVSISFVKAVTGGTLYAEAKEQTRNPKLASYSVQITDDAGAVVALFQGMVYRKKESAIPENYIHK from the coding sequence ATGGAAGAGATAAAGCGGTTTTATTCCGCAGAAGATGTGTTCGCCCGCCATAACGGGATGGAACTTCTCGAGGTCGGGTCCGGGCGGGCGAAAGCCTGCATGAGGATTGAGCCGTACCACTTTAATGGAGCCCGAACAGTTCATGGAGGGGCCATCTTTTCTCTTGCCGACTTTGCTTTTGCGGTCGCCTCGAATTCCCATGGTACCCTGGCAATGGCCATAAACGTCAGTATCTCCTTCGTCAAGGCGGTTACCGGCGGGACGCTTTATGCTGAAGCCAAAGAGCAGACACGGAACCCCAAACTGGCCTCCTACTCTGTCCAAATCACCGATGATGCAGGTGCTGTCGTGGCCCTTTTTCAAGGGATGGTTTACCGGAAAAAGGAGTCCGCCATACCGGAGAACTATATTCATAAATAA
- a CDS encoding DUF116 domain-containing protein, with protein MSSASSEEKYQPRKRLFIGLLSAACTLVLVLAFLLWWVPSVGLNTIHPLLPVIFGVVLAGLSLVVVGGLLVLILTLASGRDLFFSQRLRGIVIRYLFPAIIGIGRLVGVNRDTLQQSFIALNNQLVAAKKLRVSPKKALILLPHCIQLFDCAIKITGDVDKCVRCGQCDISGLAELARDRGIDIAVATGGTLARKIIVEKRPGIIIAVACERDLTSGIRDAYPLPVIGILNHRPHGPCFNTHIILAEVERALNDYVIA; from the coding sequence ATGTCGTCTGCTTCTTCCGAAGAGAAATATCAGCCGCGCAAGCGGCTTTTTATCGGCCTGCTGTCCGCCGCCTGCACCCTGGTGCTGGTTCTGGCCTTTCTGCTGTGGTGGGTTCCCAGCGTCGGTCTCAACACCATTCACCCCCTCCTGCCGGTGATCTTCGGGGTGGTTCTGGCCGGACTCTCTCTGGTCGTCGTCGGCGGCCTTCTGGTCCTCATCCTTACCCTGGCCAGCGGCAGGGATCTCTTTTTTTCGCAGCGGCTTCGGGGGATCGTCATCCGCTACCTGTTTCCGGCCATCATCGGCATAGGAAGGCTGGTGGGGGTCAACCGCGATACCCTGCAGCAGTCTTTCATCGCCCTGAACAACCAGCTGGTTGCCGCGAAAAAACTCAGGGTCTCCCCCAAGAAAGCCCTGATCCTCCTCCCTCACTGCATCCAGCTTTTCGACTGCGCCATCAAGATCACCGGTGACGTGGACAAGTGCGTCCGGTGCGGCCAGTGCGATATCAGCGGGCTGGCGGAGCTCGCCAGAGACCGCGGCATCGACATCGCCGTGGCCACGGGCGGCACCCTGGCGCGCAAGATCATCGTAGAGAAGCGCCCGGGGATCATCATTGCCGTGGCCTGCGAGCGGGATCTCACCTCGGGGATTCGGGATGCCTATCCCCTGCCGGTGATCGGCATTCTCAACCACCGGCCGCACGGCCCCTGCTTCAACACGCACATCATCCTCGCCGAAGTGGAGAGGGCGTTGAACGATTACGTCATCGCCTGA
- a CDS encoding HAD-IC family P-type ATPase, producing the protein MESNTGEQLGRLEAGGEEDAGIAWYALAMEEVFEKLRSGVHGLPQEQVRERQREFGPNSLPAKKTPGLGIIFLHQFLSPLIYILLAAGTVSVIIGELTDAVFIFAVILLNATLGAFQEWKAERSAAALQRLLSIHARVRRQGEEAEIPAEELVPGDVILLESGSRVPADLRLISARDLSIDESLLTGESLPVSKSARLLSGELPVSERLNMAFAASTVATGRSTGVVVATGSLTEVGQIARAVTAAEVAKPPLVIRMERFARQISYLVLGFVALLALFAHLQGTPWLDVFFMAVALAVSAIPEGLPVAMTVALSIATTRMARRSVIVRKLTAVEALGSCTCIASDKTGTLTVNRQTAKVISLPGGELFAVSGEGYTGEGRVTTPEGMEPDPAGREGLRRLAMAAALCNEGSLVSKKGGWEHHGDAVDVALLALAFKVGIIPPAEAAWAEILGDIPFESERRYAARFYRHEGGIHVAVKGAAEAVLPFCAIMQQGEGAAELDLERMERQALALAEGGYRIIAVADGHLPPESLMREPLEERIPPLTFLGLVGLIDPLRPEAREAVERCRRAGIKVVMVTGDHPTTALSIARELSIARSREDLVTGQQLADIGSADIPQFLETVRGATVFSRVAPLQKLHIVEALIRLGHFVAVTGDGVNDAPALRRANIGVAMGSGTDVAKDTAEILVTDDNFASIQAGVEEGRFAYDNVRKVVYLLISTGAAEIVLFTLALAAGLPLPLLAVQLLWLNLVTNGIQDVALAFEGGEPGAMEKPPRPPTEGVFNRLMVQQTVVSGLTMGLFSFAAWWWLLENGWTEPEARNMILLLMVLFENVHVFNCRSELVSAFKVPIRRNRILVFGVLAAQTVHILTLYTPLMQRVLQVAPVSLTSWAILILVALVLLLVMELFKMAKRLFLKSHPPVTCDAHEC; encoded by the coding sequence ATGGAATCAAACACCGGGGAACAACTCGGCCGGCTCGAAGCTGGCGGCGAAGAAGATGCCGGAATCGCCTGGTATGCTCTTGCAATGGAGGAGGTGTTCGAAAAACTCCGGTCCGGTGTTCACGGCCTTCCCCAGGAGCAAGTCCGGGAGAGGCAGCGCGAATTCGGCCCTAACTCCCTGCCGGCGAAAAAAACTCCCGGTCTCGGCATCATCTTTCTGCACCAGTTCCTCAGTCCCCTCATCTACATTCTTCTGGCGGCCGGCACGGTCTCCGTGATCATCGGCGAACTGACCGATGCCGTCTTCATCTTCGCGGTCATCCTCCTCAATGCCACTCTTGGCGCATTCCAGGAATGGAAGGCGGAGAGGAGCGCCGCCGCCCTTCAGCGGCTGCTGAGTATTCATGCCCGGGTCCGAAGACAGGGGGAAGAGGCGGAAATCCCCGCCGAGGAGCTGGTGCCGGGGGATGTGATCCTGCTCGAGTCCGGAAGTCGTGTCCCGGCCGATCTGCGCCTGATCAGCGCCAGGGATTTGTCCATTGACGAGTCCCTGCTGACCGGCGAGTCCCTGCCGGTGAGCAAGAGCGCCCGACTCCTGAGCGGAGAACTCCCCGTAAGCGAGCGCCTCAACATGGCTTTTGCCGCCTCCACCGTGGCGACCGGCCGCAGCACCGGGGTCGTGGTGGCGACGGGCTCTCTCACCGAGGTGGGTCAGATCGCCCGGGCGGTCACCGCCGCCGAGGTGGCAAAGCCTCCCCTGGTGATCCGAATGGAGCGATTCGCCCGGCAGATCAGCTATCTGGTCCTCGGTTTCGTCGCCCTGCTCGCCCTCTTCGCCCATCTCCAGGGAACTCCCTGGCTGGATGTCTTCTTCATGGCGGTCGCCCTGGCCGTTTCTGCCATTCCCGAGGGTCTGCCGGTGGCGATGACGGTGGCCCTGTCCATCGCCACCACCCGCATGGCGCGGCGCAGCGTCATCGTCCGAAAACTTACCGCCGTGGAGGCACTGGGGAGCTGCACCTGCATCGCCAGCGACAAAACCGGGACGCTGACGGTCAACCGGCAGACCGCAAAAGTGATAAGCCTCCCCGGCGGCGAGCTCTTTGCCGTCTCCGGCGAAGGGTATACGGGGGAAGGACGGGTGACCACCCCCGAGGGAATGGAACCGGATCCGGCTGGGAGGGAGGGGCTCAGACGCTTGGCCATGGCGGCCGCCCTCTGCAACGAAGGGAGCCTGGTGTCAAAGAAAGGGGGATGGGAGCATCACGGCGACGCCGTCGATGTCGCTCTTCTCGCCCTGGCGTTTAAAGTCGGTATCATTCCGCCGGCTGAGGCGGCCTGGGCGGAAATCCTCGGCGACATCCCCTTCGAGTCCGAGCGGCGGTATGCGGCCCGGTTTTACCGTCATGAGGGGGGCATCCATGTCGCTGTCAAGGGTGCGGCGGAGGCGGTCCTCCCCTTCTGCGCCATCATGCAGCAGGGGGAGGGGGCTGCCGAACTGGACCTCGAACGGATGGAGCGCCAGGCCCTCGCCCTGGCCGAAGGGGGATACCGGATCATCGCCGTTGCCGATGGACACCTTCCGCCGGAATCCCTCATGAGAGAGCCGCTGGAAGAGAGGATCCCGCCGCTGACTTTTTTGGGTCTGGTCGGCCTCATCGACCCCCTGCGCCCAGAGGCAAGGGAAGCCGTCGAGCGGTGCCGGAGGGCCGGAATAAAGGTGGTCATGGTCACCGGCGATCACCCGACCACCGCTCTCTCCATCGCCCGCGAGCTGTCCATCGCCCGCAGCCGGGAGGATCTCGTCACCGGACAGCAGCTGGCGGACATCGGCTCCGCGGACATTCCACAGTTTCTCGAAACCGTGCGCGGAGCCACGGTCTTCAGCCGGGTCGCTCCTCTGCAGAAGCTGCACATCGTGGAAGCTCTCATCCGTCTCGGTCATTTCGTGGCCGTAACCGGCGACGGGGTCAACGACGCTCCGGCCCTGCGCAGGGCGAACATCGGTGTGGCCATGGGTTCGGGGACCGACGTGGCCAAAGACACGGCCGAGATTCTCGTCACCGACGACAATTTCGCCTCCATCCAGGCCGGAGTGGAGGAGGGACGCTTTGCCTACGACAACGTGCGCAAGGTCGTCTACCTGCTCATCTCCACCGGGGCCGCCGAGATCGTTCTTTTCACCCTGGCCCTCGCCGCGGGACTTCCCCTTCCCCTGCTGGCCGTCCAGCTTCTGTGGCTCAACCTGGTGACCAACGGCATTCAGGACGTGGCCCTGGCCTTCGAGGGAGGAGAGCCGGGGGCCATGGAGAAACCGCCCCGCCCTCCGACGGAGGGGGTTTTCAATCGGCTGATGGTGCAGCAGACGGTCGTCTCCGGGCTGACCATGGGCCTTTTCTCCTTCGCAGCCTGGTGGTGGCTGCTGGAAAACGGCTGGACGGAACCCGAGGCACGCAATATGATCCTGCTGCTCATGGTTCTGTTCGAAAACGTCCACGTCTTCAACTGCCGCTCCGAGCTCGTCTCCGCCTTCAAAGTACCGATCCGCCGCAATCGCATTCTGGTTTTCGGGGTCCTCGCCGCCCAGACGGTGCACATTCTGACCCTGTACACCCCCCTGATGCAGAGAGTTCTCCAGGTGGCGCCCGTCTCCTTAACCTCCTGGGCCATCCTCATCCTGGTGGCTCTTGTGCTTCTGCTGGTGATGGAGCTGTTCAAGATGGCAAAGCGCCTGTTCCTGAAATCCCATCCGCCTGTTACCTGCGATGCGCACGAATGCTAA
- the sucD gene encoding succinate--CoA ligase subunit alpha: MSILVNKDTKVITQGITGATGLFHAQGARDYGTQMVGGVTPGKGGTTIDGFPVFDTVEDAVRETGADASVIYVPPPYAADAIMEAVDAGIELICCITEGIPVLDMVKVKHFMKGKKSRLIGPNCPGVITPGECKIGIMPGYIHKPGKVGIISRSGTLTYEAVWQLTTRGIGQSTCVGIGGDPVNGTNFIDCLDLFEKDPGTEAVIMIGEIGGTAEEEAGCYAKEHMSKPVAAFIAGRTAPPGKRMGHAGAIISGGKGTAAEKVAALEECGISVAASPAEMAEALLKIYTP; encoded by the coding sequence ATGAGCATTCTCGTCAATAAAGATACGAAAGTCATCACTCAGGGGATCACCGGCGCCACCGGACTCTTCCACGCCCAGGGGGCAAGGGACTACGGCACGCAGATGGTCGGCGGAGTGACTCCCGGCAAGGGGGGCACCACCATCGACGGTTTTCCCGTCTTCGACACCGTCGAGGACGCCGTCCGGGAGACCGGCGCCGACGCCTCGGTCATCTACGTTCCGCCCCCCTATGCCGCCGACGCCATCATGGAGGCGGTCGACGCCGGCATCGAGCTGATCTGCTGCATCACCGAGGGGATACCGGTTCTCGACATGGTCAAGGTCAAGCATTTCATGAAAGGCAAAAAGAGCCGCCTGATCGGTCCCAACTGTCCCGGGGTGATCACTCCCGGGGAGTGCAAGATCGGCATCATGCCCGGCTACATCCACAAGCCGGGGAAAGTGGGGATCATCTCGCGCAGCGGCACCCTGACCTACGAGGCGGTCTGGCAGCTCACCACCCGCGGCATCGGGCAGTCGACCTGCGTCGGTATCGGGGGGGATCCGGTCAACGGAACCAACTTCATCGACTGCCTCGATCTATTCGAGAAGGACCCGGGGACCGAGGCGGTGATCATGATCGGCGAGATCGGCGGGACGGCCGAGGAAGAGGCCGGCTGCTATGCCAAGGAGCACATGAGCAAACCGGTGGCGGCGTTCATCGCCGGGCGCACTGCTCCCCCCGGCAAGCGCATGGGTCATGCCGGCGCGATCATTTCGGGCGGCAAGGGGACCGCGGCAGAGAAGGTGGCCGCCCTCGAGGAGTGCGGCATCAGCGTCGCCGCCAGTCCCGCGGAAATGGCGGAAGCCCTGTTGAAAATTTACACCCCCTGA
- a CDS encoding GYD domain-containing protein codes for MATFVMLTRLSPSALRSPQSLEDLERRIKEQVGTECPQVEWLHNYAILGGCDYLDIFNAPDLETAMKLSTIIRTYGHAHTEVWTAVEWQKYKEMIRHLPAGEVGGAGEGV; via the coding sequence ATGGCGACTTTCGTTATGCTTACGCGTCTATCCCCGAGTGCTCTGCGATCGCCGCAGTCCCTGGAGGACTTGGAACGCAGAATCAAGGAGCAGGTCGGCACGGAGTGTCCCCAAGTGGAGTGGCTGCACAATTATGCCATCCTCGGCGGGTGTGACTACCTGGATATTTTCAATGCTCCCGACCTGGAAACGGCTATGAAGCTCTCAACGATCATCCGCACTTATGGCCATGCCCATACCGAGGTCTGGACTGCCGTTGAGTGGCAAAAGTATAAGGAGATGATTCGCCATCTCCCGGCCGGTGAGGTCGGGGGGGCGGGGGAAGGCGTTTAG